The Schistocerca cancellata isolate TAMUIC-IGC-003103 chromosome 4, iqSchCanc2.1, whole genome shotgun sequence genome contains a region encoding:
- the LOC126183428 gene encoding cystinosin homolog — MQDKMLKVLTLLLATVAPYGSCTSLELQFTPQDLTLLKGASTSILLSLKKSPENATIEVSADHADLVYIYPSTITVIEGNVSEAWTVNVTAVDVGRALVAANTSSSLIDVTEAFVRLTIQHSDFLYHASIVVGWVYFAAWSISFYPQIYINWKRKSVVGLNFDFLSLNILGFILYSLFNCGLYWIPEVEEEYFKLYPKGLNPVQVNDIVFALHASFATFITIIQCFIYERGDQTVSITARVIHGIFALFLFISVILAATLVITWLDFLYYCSYVKLAITLIKYVPQAYMNYKRKSTVGWSIGNILLDFTGGMLSMLQMIFNAYNYNDWNSIFGDPTKFGLGLFSVIFDIFFIIQHYVLYRDRKQTSESIKEPI, encoded by the exons ATGCAGGATAAAATGCTGAAAGTGCTTACTCTTCTGCTTGCTACAGTAGCACCAT ACGGCTCCTGTACATCATTGGAGCTTCAGTTCACCCCACAAGATCTGACTCTGTTGAAAGGGGCATCTACTAGTATTCTTCTGTCCCTAAA GAAATCACCTGAAAATGCAACTATTGAAGTCTCTGCAGATCATGCAGATCTGGTATACATTTATCCATCCACCATAACTGTTATTGAAGGGAATGTATCTGAGGCATGGACTGTGaatgtgacagctgtggatgttgGTCGAGCACTTGTTGCAGCAAATACATCTAGCTCATTAATTGA TGTAACTGAAGCCTTCGTGAGGCTCACTATTCAGCATTCAGATTTCCTTTATCATGCCAGCATTGTTGTTGGATGGGTATATTTTGCAGCTTGGTCGATATCTTTCTATCCACAAATATACATTAACTGGAAGAGGAAGAG tgtTGTGGGTCTCAATTTTGACTTTCTGTCATTGAACATACTTGGTTTTATTTTATATTCACTTTTCAACTGCGGTCTATATTGGATTCCTGAGGTGGAG GAGGAATACTTCAAACTTTATCCTAAAGGACTGAATCCTGTACAAGTAAATGACATCGTATTTGCCCTTCACGCATCATTTGCGACATTCATCACCATAATTCAGTGCTTCATCTATGAA CGAGGTGACCAAACAGTTTCCATCACGGCACGCGTTATACATGGCATATTTGCACTTTTCTTGTTCATAAGTGTAATCCTTGCAGCTACGTTGGTCATTACTTGGCTTGACTTTCTGTATTATTGTTCCTACGTTAAACTGGCTATTACTCTTATAAAATATGTTCCACAG GCTTACATGAACTACAAACGCAAGAGCACAGTGGGGTGGAGCATTGGAAACATCTTGCTGGATTTCACTGGAGGAATGCTGAGCATGCTGCAAATGATTTTTAATGCCTACAACTACA atgACTGGAATTCAATATTTGGAGATCCTACAAAATTTGGGCTGGGTCTTTTCTCCGTGATATTTGATATTTTCTTCATTATACAGCACTATGTGCTTTACCG